Proteins co-encoded in one Sylvia atricapilla isolate bSylAtr1 unplaced genomic scaffold, bSylAtr1.pri scaffold_72_arrow_ctg1, whole genome shotgun sequence genomic window:
- the GP5 gene encoding platelet glycoprotein V, producing the protein MVQLQQLIIESNSLKSIEENLFDKLTSLQELYLNKNQLTALPSGAMKKLAKLRVLNLSRNYLTALPRNIFSALARLERLMLYINRLSSIESGMFDSLKELQELFLHSNNIHSIAPDAFHCLRKLRTLTLSRNRLQVLPSGLFLHLHDLSKLTLYRNPLKSLPEVLFGEMRHLGSLWLYHTKLSTIPDFVFSNLTNLELLVLSFNPELTVLPRNVFSGLNELRGLSLHTSNISSLPEGIFLSLQKLQNVSLFETRLEVLPRNLFHNLKHLQKVYLNSTNLQSLPADFFTALPELEEVVLDDNPWKCDCQILGFREWLQKSTTIVKNVPSLMCHSPVALQNISLVSLNIDDPECLPTTAMTHQTFSSTYSQTLTSPVTEHFTSFRETAVTVLSNIEIISTPTSIPPAAPGFTYSHVEDVGQPVLHFSDVPLQTSPSIIARTNSVRGTDLTTLVWWDEFPAHSSAKPYFNSRVTYCQLFLCFHSLILTFQTVVIVLSLYVMGNTRQLLHSRNIPAQPVVLIRILRR; encoded by the coding sequence ATGGTGCAGCTACAGCAATTGATCATTGAAAGTAACAGTTTGAAATCTATCGAGGAAAATCTGTTTGACAAACTGACTAGTTTACAGGAGCTTTACTTGAACAAAAACCAACTAACAGCACTTCCCAGTGGTGCGATGAAGAAACTTGCCAAACTCAGAGTACTGAACTTGTCAAGAAATTACTTAACAGCACTGCCTAGAAATATATTTAGTGCATTAGCCAGGCTTGAGAGGCTGATGCTGTATATTAATAGGCTGTCTTCAATAGAGTCTGGTATGTTTGAtagcctgaaggagctgcaggagctttTCCTGCATTCCAATAATATCCATTCCATTGCCCCTGATGCATTTCATTGTCTTCGTAAACTAAGAACCCTGACACTCTCCAGAAACAGGCTTCAGGTTTTGCCTTCTGGGCTTTTTTTGCACTTGCATGACCTGTCTAAACTGACCTTGTACAGAAACCCGCTGAAGTCTCTTCCAGAAGTATTGTTTGGAGAGATGAGGCATCTTGGTAGCCTATGGCTGTATCACACAAAGCTCTCAACAATACCAGATTTTGTGTTCAGTAACCTGACAAATTTAGAGCTTCTTGTACTGAGTTTTAACCCAGAGCTTACGGTTCTTCCTAGGAATGTATTCAGTGGCCTGAATGAACTGCGGGGCCTTTCTCTCCATACAAGTAATATTTCCAGTTTGCCAGAGGGAATCTTTCTGAGCCTTCAGAAACTGCAGAATGTTTCCCTCTTTGAGACAAGACTTGAGGTTCTTCCTAGAAACCTCTTTCATAATCTCAAGCACCTCCAGAAAGTTTACCTGAATAGTACTAACTTGCAGTCTCTTCCTGCAGACTTCTTTACTGCTTTACCTGAGCTGGAAGAAGTTGTCCTTGATGACAACCCTTGGAAATGTGATTGCCAAATTCTTGGCTTCCGAGAATGGCTCCAAAAGAGCACAACAATAGTTAAAAATGTGCCATCCCTAATGTGCCACAGCCCAGTGGCACTGCAGAATATTTCTCTTGTGTCTCTAAACATCGATGACCCAGAGTGCCTGCCAACCACAGCTATGACACACCAGACATTCAGCTCAACTTATTCCCAGACTTTGACATCTCCTGTGACAGAACACTTCACATCATTTCGGGAGACTGCTGTAACAGTCCTGTCCAACATAGAAATCATCAGCACACCCACATCaattcctcctgcagctccaggtttTACATACTCCCATGTTGAAGACGTTGGACAACCTGTGTTACATTTCTCAGATGTTCCACTCCAAACTTCTCCCAGCATCATAGCACGAACCAACAGTGTCAGAGGGACAGATTTAACTACTCTCGTCTGGTGGGATGAGTTTCCAGCCCACAGCAGTGCTAAACCCTATTTTAATAGCAGAGTTACTTATTGCCAGCTATTCTTGTGCTTTCACAGTTTGATTTTAACATTCCAGACTGTAGTCATTGTGCTCAGTCTTTATGTGATGGGTAACACCAGGCAACTCTTGCACTCCAGAAATATTCCTGCTCAGCCTGTAGTTCTGATAAGAATATTAAGAAGATAG